Proteins encoded together in one Catellatospora citrea window:
- a CDS encoding CU044_5270 family protein produces the protein MDIDELVRAARPRTAPGWARSEAGQRVLDGVVAAPPGRSGAVRLTPARPARRLLLAGALPAVAVAAAGAVFLTSTTSDPVPHTNGPAPATGSASPQSSAAPSPTRPATPMTARQMLLAAAEQSAAHPAGSGRYWVVRKVNGNPVEVGPPGRRYTINDRRIMEEWNATGPVDPSILLMQRDAGAGPATDADRAAWEADGSPTQWTVPPSSPGTDPFVIDAAAGPWTRRPNTGSRPDVPGAIQYYLGGRAYTVAQLAALSTDPRKLARQLGGMIQAGGIEVPGNHSLFQAAKDLVAYLPAPPEVRAAAYRVLAEIKGTQSLGEVTDQQGRVGQAVAFVRRDDGGRWYQTRLIIDPATGQALAEEIWDVGSGAKPGKTPKLRFYDLIARAEFTDEDVPATGDR, from the coding sequence GGTCGTCGCGGCCCCGCCGGGCCGAAGTGGCGCGGTCCGCCTCACGCCCGCCCGCCCGGCCCGCCGCCTGCTGCTGGCCGGGGCGCTGCCCGCGGTCGCGGTGGCCGCGGCGGGAGCGGTCTTCCTGACCAGCACCACGAGCGATCCGGTGCCGCACACCAACGGCCCGGCGCCCGCGACCGGCTCCGCGTCGCCGCAGTCCAGCGCCGCGCCGAGCCCGACCCGCCCCGCGACACCGATGACGGCCCGGCAGATGCTGCTGGCAGCGGCGGAGCAGAGCGCCGCGCACCCGGCGGGAAGCGGCCGCTACTGGGTGGTCCGGAAGGTCAACGGCAACCCCGTCGAGGTCGGCCCGCCCGGTCGGCGGTACACGATCAACGATCGGCGGATCATGGAGGAGTGGAACGCCACCGGCCCGGTCGACCCGAGCATCCTCCTGATGCAGCGCGATGCGGGCGCGGGGCCGGCCACGGACGCCGACCGGGCCGCCTGGGAGGCCGACGGCAGTCCGACCCAGTGGACCGTGCCGCCCTCGTCGCCGGGAACGGACCCGTTCGTCATCGACGCGGCCGCCGGTCCCTGGACGCGGCGGCCGAACACCGGCTCGCGGCCGGATGTGCCGGGCGCGATCCAGTACTACCTGGGGGGCAGGGCGTACACCGTGGCACAGCTGGCGGCGCTGTCGACGGATCCGCGGAAGCTGGCTCGGCAGCTGGGCGGCATGATCCAGGCCGGTGGGATCGAGGTGCCCGGTAACCACTCGCTGTTCCAGGCGGCCAAGGATCTCGTCGCGTATCTTCCGGCGCCGCCGGAGGTGCGGGCCGCCGCATACCGGGTGCTGGCCGAGATCAAGGGGACGCAGTCCCTCGGTGAGGTCACCGACCAGCAGGGCCGCGTGGGCCAGGCGGTCGCGTTCGTCCGCCGCGATGACGGGGGCCGCTGGTACCAGACCCGGCTGATCATCGACCCGGCGACCGGACAGGCCCTGGCCGAGGAGATCTGGGATGTGGGCTCGGGCGCGAAGCCCGGGAAGACCCCGAAGCTGCGGTTCTACGATCTGATCGCGCGCGCCGAGTTCACCGACGAGGACGTCCCGGCGACCGGCGACCGCTGA
- a CDS encoding GNAT family N-acetyltransferase, whose product MYTVRQAGPDDLAGVRAVARRFGNLGQWPHRPDYLDRELDNGRLTAGLADGDVVGFGATFARGGLTHLADLFVLPEHQSSGLGRTLLTRLLPADAPRVTFASSDPRAVALYIRQGMRPICPLLYLRGPLSALPGPETTPRPAPDRTAFPLDRAVVPPDREAETSDREAETSDRAAVAGLVAVLDADASGGRRDADLAWYAALPGVTTVHTGTGYAMVRDTRDGVQVGPAGGQTTRHCADAVLAALARHRAAGTATLCLFGPNPLLPVLLEAGFTIADMDVFLSSGADPLALDRYLPHPDLG is encoded by the coding sequence GTGTACACCGTGCGGCAGGCGGGCCCGGACGATCTCGCCGGGGTACGCGCCGTCGCGCGGCGCTTCGGCAACCTCGGGCAGTGGCCGCACCGCCCCGACTACCTCGACCGCGAACTCGACAACGGCCGCCTGACGGCCGGTCTCGCCGACGGCGACGTCGTCGGTTTCGGCGCGACGTTCGCCCGCGGCGGGCTGACCCACCTGGCAGACCTGTTCGTACTGCCCGAACACCAGTCCTCGGGCCTGGGCCGCACCCTGCTGACCAGGCTGCTGCCCGCGGACGCGCCGCGGGTCACGTTCGCCTCGTCGGACCCCCGCGCCGTGGCCCTCTACATCCGCCAGGGCATGCGCCCCATCTGCCCCCTGCTCTACCTGCGCGGACCGCTCTCCGCCCTGCCCGGTCCGGAGACCACCCCGCGCCCCGCACCGGACCGGACCGCGTTCCCGCTGGACCGGGCTGTCGTCCCGCCAGACCGGGAAGCCGAGACTTCGGACCGGGAAGCCGAGACTTCGGACCGGGCCGCGGTAGCGGGCCTGGTGGCCGTGCTGGATGCGGACGCCTCCGGCGGCCGCCGGGACGCCGACCTCGCCTGGTACGCCGCACTGCCCGGGGTGACCACGGTGCACACCGGCACCGGCTACGCCATGGTGCGCGACACCCGCGACGGGGTGCAGGTCGGTCCGGCCGGTGGGCAGACCACCCGGCACTGCGCCGATGCCGTGCTCGCGGCGCTGGCCCGGCATCGTGCGGCGGGCACCGCGACACTGTGCCTGTTCGGCCCGAACCCGCTGCTGCCCGTGTTGCTGGAGGCGGGGTTCACCATCGCAGACATGGACGTGTTCCTGTCCAGCGGCGCCGATCCGCTGGCGCTGGACCGCTACCTGCCCCACCCGGACCTGGGTTAG
- a CDS encoding SDR family NAD(P)-dependent oxidoreductase, whose product MGGTALVTGGTGGLGSAVTATLLERGWRVVVPWHDERELARLPAGADGLVLVQADLTDAAAVGACAAQAAADPDRPLRAVVNLVGGFAMGKRVHETPVEEFERLLRLNLRPAYLVCQATLPHLVGAGGGAVVLVSSQSVRKPFSGAAGYLTAKTAVLGLAGALHAEYAKDGVRVNTILPGVIDTPANRADMPDSDRKGWTAPADIADTIAYLCSDASRAVRNSQLDV is encoded by the coding sequence ATGGGCGGGACGGCGCTGGTCACGGGCGGCACGGGTGGGCTGGGGTCGGCGGTGACGGCGACGTTGCTGGAGCGCGGGTGGCGCGTGGTCGTGCCGTGGCACGACGAGCGGGAGCTGGCGCGGCTGCCCGCAGGGGCCGACGGCCTCGTGCTGGTGCAGGCGGACCTGACCGACGCCGCCGCGGTGGGCGCGTGTGCGGCGCAGGCGGCCGCCGATCCGGATCGGCCGCTGCGGGCCGTGGTGAACCTGGTGGGCGGGTTCGCGATGGGCAAGCGGGTGCACGAGACGCCCGTCGAGGAGTTCGAGCGGCTGCTGCGGCTGAACCTGCGCCCGGCCTATCTGGTCTGCCAGGCGACGCTGCCGCACCTGGTCGGGGCGGGCGGCGGCGCGGTGGTGCTGGTGTCGAGCCAGTCGGTACGCAAGCCGTTCAGCGGCGCGGCCGGTTACCTGACCGCGAAGACCGCCGTACTGGGCCTGGCCGGGGCACTGCACGCCGAGTACGCCAAGGACGGCGTGCGGGTCAACACGATCCTGCCCGGCGTCATCGACACCCCCGCCAACCGGGCCGACATGCCCGACTCCGACCGCAAGGGCTGGACGGCCCCCGCCGACATCGCCGACACCATCGCCTACCTGTGCTCCGACGCCTCCCGGGCGGTACGCAACTCCCAGCTCGACGTCTGA
- a CDS encoding MarR family winged helix-turn-helix transcriptional regulator, translating to MTEPRWLDDKQARAWRGYRRMRALLDLQITRDLAADSGLSDADYDVLSNLSEASPHRLRLTELATTMLWSKSRLSHHITRMQQRGLVDREECAGDARGSLIVLTAAGLRAIEEAAPHHVASVRRHMIDLLTDEEIAALDALTHRVVTHLTETV from the coding sequence GTGACCGAACCCCGCTGGCTCGACGACAAGCAGGCCCGCGCCTGGCGCGGCTACCGGCGCATGCGCGCCCTGCTCGACCTGCAGATCACCCGCGACCTGGCTGCCGACAGCGGGCTGTCCGACGCCGACTACGACGTGCTGTCCAACCTGTCGGAGGCCTCCCCGCACCGGCTGCGCCTCACCGAACTGGCCACGACGATGCTCTGGTCCAAGAGCCGGTTGTCGCACCACATCACCCGCATGCAGCAGCGCGGCCTGGTCGACCGGGAGGAGTGCGCGGGCGACGCCCGGGGTTCGCTCATCGTGCTCACCGCGGCCGGGCTGCGGGCCATCGAGGAGGCGGCCCCACACCACGTCGCCTCGGTACGCCGCCACATGATCGACCTGCTCACCGACGAGGAGATCGCCGCCCTCGACGCGCTCACCCACCGCGTCGTCACCCACCTGACCGAGACCGTCTGA
- a CDS encoding NADPH-dependent FMN reductase — translation MPRLNVVVASTRPGRIGHVIGDWFAGVAAAHGGFDVRVVDLVELDLPFHDEPGQPVDGGPYAHEHTRRWSETTDAADAFVFVMPEYNRGYSAPLKNALDYLYREWHHKPAGFVSYGMSSAGMRAVEQLKPVLGALRMVPLAESVNIHLRQVVAADGTFVPNPAMADAAQGMLDELRLMAELMTAARVAA, via the coding sequence ATGCCCCGCCTCAACGTCGTCGTCGCCTCGACCCGCCCCGGCCGGATCGGCCACGTCATCGGCGACTGGTTCGCCGGCGTCGCGGCCGCCCACGGCGGGTTCGACGTGCGCGTGGTCGATCTCGTCGAGCTCGACCTGCCGTTCCACGACGAGCCCGGCCAGCCGGTGGACGGCGGGCCGTACGCCCACGAGCACACCCGGCGCTGGAGCGAGACCACTGACGCCGCCGACGCGTTCGTGTTCGTGATGCCGGAGTACAACCGCGGCTACAGCGCGCCCCTGAAGAACGCGCTGGACTACCTGTACCGCGAGTGGCACCACAAGCCCGCCGGCTTCGTCAGCTACGGCATGTCCTCGGCCGGGATGCGCGCGGTCGAGCAGCTCAAGCCGGTGCTCGGCGCGCTGCGCATGGTGCCGCTCGCGGAGTCGGTCAACATCCATCTGCGCCAGGTCGTCGCCGCCGACGGCACGTTCGTGCCGAACCCGGCCATGGCCGACGCCGCCCAGGGCATGCTGGACGAGTTGCGGCTGATGGCCGAGCTGATGACCGCCGCACGTGTCGCGGCCTGA
- a CDS encoding PPOX class F420-dependent oxidoreductase: MREQDRLWQVIGRTGRGVLATVKRDGRPQLSNVDYLATDGVIRFSSTADRAKVRNLRRDPRASFYVTTPGGGTYAVAEGLAELSATAADPHDAAVEELVGLYRDIRGEHPDWAEYRSVMVADARLVVRIHVDRLYGWLG, encoded by the coding sequence ATGCGCGAGCAGGACCGGCTGTGGCAGGTCATCGGACGTACCGGCCGGGGCGTGCTGGCCACCGTCAAGCGCGACGGGCGACCGCAGCTGTCCAACGTCGACTACCTGGCCACCGACGGCGTGATCCGGTTCTCCAGCACGGCCGACCGGGCCAAGGTGCGCAACCTGCGCCGCGACCCCCGGGCCAGCTTCTACGTGACCACCCCGGGCGGCGGCACGTACGCGGTCGCCGAAGGGCTCGCAGAGCTGTCCGCCACCGCGGCCGACCCGCACGACGCGGCCGTGGAGGAGCTGGTCGGGCTGTACCGGGACATCCGCGGCGAGCACCCCGACTGGGCCGAGTACCGGTCCGTCATGGTCGCCGACGCCCGCCTGGTCGTCCGCATCCACGTCGACCGCCTCTACGGCTGGCTCGGCTGA
- a CDS encoding IS30 family transposase, with product MPGRRLTSEERAQIEVLYGQGLRFPQIAQAIGRDRSTVWREVQRNNARHGGTHAPGAPAHGGRAGGVRPGGVLRPRAYRFKYCHRFAQRRAGERALRPREGRLRARRGRTMAPLWDVVRERLAQRWSPVQVARSLRADFADRPEHWVSHETIYQAIYFQARGGMREELARQVALRSGRAVRKPQSRVAAAGRGAKPWIRDLNISTRPAEVTDRAVPGHWEGDLIIGARGTSAIITLVERATRYVMLGALPDSRVSEQVVDVLTALMGRLPAELRKTLTWDQGAEMARHARFTLATDCKVYFCDPHSPWQRGSNENTNGLLRQYFPRSSTDFRTISQDELDAVARELNGRPRQTLDWSNPAKELNKYLVATTA from the coding sequence GTGCCTGGCAGACGACTGACATCAGAAGAACGTGCTCAGATCGAGGTGTTGTACGGCCAGGGGCTGCGGTTCCCGCAGATCGCGCAGGCGATCGGGCGGGACCGCAGCACCGTGTGGCGTGAGGTCCAGCGCAATAACGCCCGCCATGGCGGCACGCATGCGCCGGGGGCGCCGGCCCACGGCGGGCGGGCCGGTGGTGTTCGGCCTGGTGGTGTGTTGCGGCCGCGGGCGTACCGGTTCAAGTACTGCCACCGGTTCGCGCAGCGTCGTGCGGGTGAGCGGGCGTTGCGGCCCCGTGAGGGCAGGCTGCGCGCCCGGCGTGGTCGTACGATGGCCCCGCTGTGGGACGTGGTCCGTGAGCGGCTGGCGCAGCGGTGGTCACCGGTGCAGGTCGCCCGGTCGTTGCGTGCCGATTTTGCTGACCGGCCGGAGCATTGGGTGTCGCACGAGACGATCTACCAGGCGATCTACTTCCAGGCCCGGGGCGGGATGCGTGAGGAGCTGGCCCGGCAGGTCGCGCTGCGTTCGGGTCGTGCGGTGCGAAAGCCGCAGTCGCGTGTGGCGGCGGCCGGGCGTGGGGCCAAGCCGTGGATCCGGGACCTGAACATCTCGACCCGCCCGGCCGAGGTCACCGACCGGGCCGTGCCCGGGCACTGGGAAGGCGACCTGATCATCGGCGCACGAGGCACCAGCGCGATCATCACCCTCGTCGAACGCGCGACCCGGTACGTCATGCTCGGCGCGCTGCCCGACTCACGGGTCAGCGAACAGGTCGTCGACGTGCTCACCGCCCTGATGGGCCGCCTGCCGGCCGAGCTGCGCAAAACGTTGACCTGGGACCAGGGCGCCGAGATGGCCCGCCACGCCCGGTTCACCCTGGCCACCGACTGCAAGGTCTACTTCTGCGACCCGCACTCACCCTGGCAGCGCGGCAGCAACGAGAACACCAACGGACTGCTCCGCCAGTACTTCCCCCGCTCCAGCACCGACTTTCGCACCATCAGCCAGGACGAACTCGACGCGGTCGCCCGAGAACTCAACGGACGACCGCGCCAAACCCTCGACTGGTCAAACCCAGCCAAAGAACTCAACAAGTACCTCGTTGCAACAACCGCTTGA
- a CDS encoding DUF2630 family protein: MDEKQIFERIDSLVAEEHDLRTKRVQGAIDPETESARLRSLEETLDQCWDLLRRRRALKDAGENPDDAKAGDIKQVEGYLQ; encoded by the coding sequence ATGGACGAGAAGCAGATCTTCGAGCGGATCGACTCCCTGGTCGCCGAGGAGCACGACCTGCGGACCAAGCGCGTGCAGGGGGCGATCGACCCCGAGACCGAGTCCGCCCGGCTGCGGTCGCTGGAGGAGACGCTCGACCAGTGCTGGGACCTGCTGCGCCGGCGCCGTGCGCTCAAGGACGCGGGGGAGAACCCGGACGACGCGAAGGCCGGCGACATCAAGCAGGTCGAGGGCTACCTGCAGTAG